Proteins from one Euwallacea similis isolate ESF13 chromosome 13, ESF131.1, whole genome shotgun sequence genomic window:
- the LOC136413085 gene encoding perlucin-like protein translates to MLKALHSNMFKTILVIALLAFVLAHDAQADKQYYIYPDQETFIGAWIGCKSAGMKLANVESLNDQTALEKAISHSADKSNTGYWIGAATAVFNDNGWYWLDAEVKMTYSNWGTGQPRYSEDDAETGYCVRVGNFYKISESSKWENIDCNSKLYYICELKA, encoded by the exons ATGCTTAAAGCTTTACACAGCAACATGTTCAAAACAATCTTGGTAATCGCCCTTTTGGCTTTCGTGTTGGCCCACGATGCACAAGCTGATAAGCAGTACTACATCTACCCCGACCAG GAAACGTTCATTGGGGCCTGGATAGGATGTAAAAGTGCTGGAATGAAGCTAGCAAATGTGGAGTCCTTAAATGATCAAACAGCCCTTGAAAAAGCTATCTCTCACAGTGCTGATAAAAGTAATA CTGGATACTGGATAGGCGCTGCCACGGCAGTATTTAACGATAATGGCTGGTACTGGTTGGATGCCGAAGTTAAAATGACTTACTCTAACTGGGGAACTGGTCAACCCAGATACTCCGAGGATGATGCTGAGACTGGATACTGCGTTCGTGTTGGCAACTTCTACAAAATAAGCGAATCAAGCAAATGGGAGAATATTGACTGTAACTCCAAGCTCTATTACATTTGCGAACTTAAAGCTTAA